One window from the genome of Cytophagia bacterium CHB2 encodes:
- a CDS encoding T9SS type A sorting domain-containing protein: protein MKRFLTALLLPAILLFSGFSAFAAEEGGVKKGGRNGRLAKVAADATNQTLVNIGQVASWIYSDGKSANQPDGGSGLYFPRGNIVAAAIFQDGLVWGGKVNDGSDPAIRVGGQTFSIGTVPGAILSPGVAEDVNDLVNVDRVWRIRRDYATADLRQDAAELNVISSAAVTPAQIATVRQQYAADWRDWPARKGAPFYDAEGDGQYNPQFNADGSPKIFPEADEPGIAGADQVVWLVANDLSASAVQTMYGSPSIGLEMQATLWAYRRSDALGNIIFKQFRVIYKGTATTPANATIDSMYFCQWSDPDLGAAGDDFVGCDTSLSLGYVYNSVSTDGNYAQVGLPPPASGYDFFAGPLVPDPDGEAIFGLKRRPGFRNLPMTSFAYFAAGQTDSDPTRGGDYNGTLQWWNLLRGFRPRPENPAQPWTDPTSGNAITKYRVPGDPVSGAGWIDSNPGDRRLLLSSGPFTMALGDTQEVVVAVLAALGSDRLSSISVLKFTDRFAQEAFDNLFELPKPPQPPVLSATEFNGQILLNWGENPSEVAKTEGVVDKGYAFQGYNIYQLPSAGAALNQGIKLATFDLVDEVTTIAQETFDQGSGLVLELPVQIGKNSGVQRTFVIERDRFREKPLVNGQTYFFAVTAYNYNDSEGLTTKTLESSPAVATVVPQTTKPGVRYQVARGDTLSSTHVSGISDGSVTPVIVDPSKTLDATYEVTFDENGHWKLVNVTSGQELLADQSNQSGDNNYLITEGLQVIVAGPPLAGLDFHVDNNNNRWVTGGNHGGEIFFGGVFLGANFNGSNMAAANYRNVRVEFFAKESFTDLNGNGRYDIGEPYQLPAGAGQTANLYSGFALNAFTGQTVVPFRAFDIEVDPPRQLDIVIRDRDGNGQWDLHKLYADDDPNRVNINNGDFQFNYVYILDTDYDPNRWNPTAGGQDFMASHLSDGGPVQWNLWLDQRGSAEPLGAAFSMELIAPNVNTATDKFTFTSKAPVSSVEMAKADLAMVNVFPNPYRGFNRAEANRFSRFVTFSHLPERATIRIFTLAGVLVRTIIKDDERQFINWDLQNERNLPAASGIYLAHIEFPDLNEVKILKLAIVREEQFLRNF from the coding sequence ATGAAGCGATTTCTCACTGCCCTTCTGCTGCCGGCGATCCTGCTCTTCTCAGGATTCAGTGCGTTCGCTGCAGAAGAAGGTGGCGTTAAAAAGGGCGGCCGTAACGGCCGTTTAGCCAAAGTCGCAGCAGATGCAACGAATCAAACGCTGGTGAATATCGGGCAAGTGGCCTCTTGGATTTACTCGGATGGTAAATCCGCCAACCAGCCGGACGGCGGTTCGGGACTGTATTTTCCCCGCGGCAATATCGTTGCCGCCGCGATTTTCCAGGACGGTTTGGTGTGGGGCGGCAAGGTGAATGATGGCAGCGATCCCGCAATTCGCGTCGGCGGCCAAACGTTCAGCATCGGCACCGTACCTGGCGCTATTCTTTCGCCGGGTGTTGCCGAAGATGTCAATGATCTTGTGAATGTCGATCGTGTTTGGCGTATCCGCCGCGACTATGCCACCGCTGATCTGCGTCAAGATGCGGCTGAGTTGAATGTCATTAGTTCCGCCGCGGTGACGCCCGCGCAAATCGCCACTGTGCGCCAGCAATATGCCGCAGACTGGCGTGATTGGCCCGCGCGCAAGGGCGCGCCTTTTTATGATGCCGAAGGCGACGGCCAGTACAACCCGCAATTCAATGCCGATGGCTCTCCCAAGATTTTTCCGGAGGCGGATGAGCCGGGCATCGCCGGCGCCGATCAAGTCGTCTGGCTGGTGGCCAATGACTTGAGCGCGAGCGCCGTGCAAACGATGTATGGCTCGCCCTCCATCGGTTTGGAAATGCAGGCTACTCTGTGGGCGTATCGTCGTTCCGATGCTCTCGGTAATATCATCTTTAAGCAATTCCGCGTGATCTACAAAGGCACAGCCACGACGCCGGCAAATGCGACGATTGACAGCATGTACTTTTGCCAATGGTCGGATCCGGATCTCGGCGCAGCCGGCGACGATTTCGTTGGATGCGACACCAGCTTGAGCCTGGGTTATGTTTATAATTCCGTTTCCACCGACGGCAATTATGCGCAAGTGGGCCTGCCGCCACCGGCCTCCGGATATGATTTCTTTGCCGGGCCATTAGTGCCTGATCCCGACGGCGAGGCCATCTTTGGATTGAAGCGGCGTCCCGGATTTCGCAATCTTCCCATGACGTCTTTCGCTTACTTTGCTGCCGGGCAAACCGATAGCGATCCTACACGCGGCGGCGATTATAACGGCACACTGCAATGGTGGAATCTCCTACGCGGCTTCCGTCCACGGCCGGAAAATCCCGCACAACCCTGGACCGATCCGACCAGCGGCAACGCGATTACGAAATACCGCGTACCGGGCGACCCGGTGAGCGGCGCAGGTTGGATTGATTCCAATCCCGGCGATCGCCGGCTGTTGCTGTCTTCCGGTCCATTTACGATGGCGTTGGGAGATACCCAGGAAGTGGTGGTTGCTGTTTTGGCGGCTCTCGGATCGGATCGCTTGTCGAGCATCTCGGTGTTGAAGTTCACCGATCGCTTTGCGCAAGAAGCGTTTGATAATTTATTTGAATTGCCCAAGCCGCCGCAACCGCCCGTGCTGTCGGCCACAGAGTTCAACGGCCAAATTCTGTTGAATTGGGGCGAGAATCCCTCGGAAGTTGCCAAAACCGAAGGCGTTGTTGACAAGGGTTACGCGTTCCAGGGGTATAACATTTATCAATTGCCCTCGGCCGGCGCTGCTCTCAATCAGGGCATTAAACTGGCCACGTTTGATTTGGTTGATGAAGTCACGACGATTGCGCAAGAAACTTTCGACCAAGGTTCTGGCCTGGTGTTGGAGTTGCCGGTGCAAATCGGTAAAAATAGCGGCGTGCAACGCACGTTCGTGATTGAGCGTGATCGTTTCCGCGAAAAACCATTGGTCAACGGCCAAACCTATTTCTTTGCGGTGACGGCTTATAATTACAACGACAGTGAGGGCTTGACGACGAAAACATTGGAAAGCTCTCCTGCGGTGGCTACGGTTGTGCCGCAAACCACGAAACCCGGCGTGCGCTATCAAGTGGCGCGGGGCGACACTCTTTCTTCCACGCATGTCAGCGGCATCAGCGATGGTTCCGTGACGCCGGTGATTGTCGATCCCAGCAAGACCCTGGATGCTACCTACGAAGTCACGTTCGACGAGAACGGCCACTGGAAGCTGGTCAATGTTACCAGCGGGCAAGAGTTGCTTGCGGATCAAAGCAATCAAAGCGGCGACAACAATTATCTCATTACCGAAGGTTTGCAAGTGATTGTTGCCGGCCCGCCGCTTGCCGGTTTGGATTTTCATGTTGACAACAACAACAACCGCTGGGTTACCGGCGGCAATCACGGCGGCGAGATTTTCTTCGGCGGCGTATTCCTCGGCGCGAATTTCAACGGCAGCAACATGGCTGCGGCGAACTACCGAAATGTTCGCGTGGAATTTTTTGCCAAGGAAAGCTTCACCGATTTGAATGGAAACGGGCGTTATGATATTGGCGAGCCTTATCAATTGCCCGCCGGCGCCGGACAAACCGCCAATCTCTACTCCGGTTTTGCGTTGAATGCCTTCACCGGTCAAACGGTGGTGCCGTTCCGCGCGTTTGATATTGAAGTCGATCCGCCACGCCAGCTCGATATTGTTATACGCGATCGCGACGGTAATGGCCAGTGGGATTTGCATAAGCTCTATGCTGATGACGATCCCAATCGCGTGAACATCAACAATGGCGATTTCCAGTTCAATTATGTGTACATCCTCGACACCGACTATGATCCCAATCGCTGGAATCCCACAGCCGGCGGCCAGGATTTCATGGCGAGCCATCTTTCGGACGGCGGTCCGGTGCAATGGAATTTGTGGCTGGATCAACGCGGTTCGGCCGAGCCGCTGGGCGCAGCTTTCAGCATGGAATTGATCGCGCCCAACGTCAACACGGCGACGGATAAGTTCACGTTCACCAGCAAAGCGCCGGTGAGCAGCGTGGAGATGGCAAAGGCCGATCTCGCTATGGTCAATGTTTTTCCCAATCCGTATCGCGGCTTCAATCGGGCCGAGGCGAATCGCTTTAGTCGGTTTGTCACCTTCAGCCATTTGCCGGAACGCGCCACCATTCGCATCTTCACGCTGGCGGGCGTGTTGGTGCGCACCATTATCAAAGATGATGAGCGGCAGTTCATAAACTGGGATTTGCAAAATGAACGCAATCTGCCGGCGGCCAGCGGAATTTACCTCGCGCACATCGAATTCCCCGATCTCAACGAGGTCAAAATCTTGAAGCTGGCTATCGTGCGTGAAGAACAGTTCCTGCGCAATTTTTGA